The following proteins are encoded in a genomic region of bacterium:
- a CDS encoding tRNA-dihydrouridine synthase family protein has translation MTGSTDPESQAPSPSPERQYDRGRSDLFRGVLALSPMAMGGNLPYRRLCRSFGAQLTCSEMVLSHKLVGGGEKPLLRHHADEDAFGVQIAGKHADVMAEAARMAADSGARFIDLNFGCPIDLIVKRGSGAALLQRPGKLAEIVGAVRAAVDLPLSVKLRLGYSEDKLNVVDLARRCEEAGADALGIHGRTRAQRYRNSARWELIEESAAAVGIPVLGNGDVLTPWDLRRRRAETRVRSFLVARGALIKPWIFRELLADEPWYPTTAERWAVMRRFVDLALEHFGDDEKGHGRVERFFLWHCGFSHRYHPWTEADFVELGAESLLQARTPQAEGDADTLLLASPAEDDHRLIWRRVLDRDYPAA, from the coding sequence GTGACCGGGAGCACCGATCCGGAGAGCCAGGCACCGTCTCCATCGCCAGAGCGCCAGTACGACCGGGGCAGGTCCGACCTGTTCCGCGGTGTCCTGGCGCTTTCGCCCATGGCCATGGGCGGCAACCTGCCGTATCGCCGGCTCTGCCGCTCGTTCGGTGCACAGCTGACCTGCAGCGAGATGGTGCTGTCGCACAAGCTCGTTGGGGGCGGCGAGAAGCCGCTGCTGCGCCACCATGCGGACGAGGATGCGTTCGGTGTCCAGATCGCCGGCAAGCACGCCGACGTGATGGCCGAGGCCGCGCGCATGGCGGCCGATTCCGGTGCACGCTTCATCGACCTCAATTTCGGTTGCCCGATCGACCTGATCGTCAAGCGCGGGTCGGGCGCCGCCCTGCTGCAGCGGCCGGGAAAACTGGCCGAGATCGTGGGTGCGGTGCGCGCAGCGGTGGACCTGCCGCTTTCGGTGAAGCTGCGGCTCGGCTACAGCGAGGACAAGCTGAACGTCGTCGATCTGGCGCGTCGTTGCGAGGAAGCCGGGGCCGATGCGCTCGGGATCCACGGGCGCACGCGCGCGCAGCGCTACCGGAACAGCGCGCGTTGGGAACTGATCGAGGAGTCGGCGGCCGCGGTCGGCATCCCCGTGCTCGGCAACGGCGACGTGCTGACGCCGTGGGACCTGCGCCGCCGTCGCGCCGAGACGCGGGTGCGCTCGTTCCTCGTGGCCCGCGGCGCCCTGATCAAGCCCTGGATCTTCCGCGAGCTCCTGGCCGACGAACCGTGGTACCCGACCACGGCCGAGCGCTGGGCTGTCATGCGTCGCTTCGTGGACCTGGCGCTCGAGCACTTCGGCGACGACGAGAAGGGCCACGGCCGCGTCGAACGGTTCTTCCTCTGGCACTGCGGCTTCTCGCACCGCTACCACCCGTGGACCGAGGCGGACTTCGTGGAACTGGGCGCCGAATCGCTGCTGCAGGCCCGCACGCCGCAGGCGGAAGGCGACGCCGACACGCTGCTGCTGGCCAGCCCGGCCGAGGACGACCACCGCCTGATCTGGCGCCGGGTCCTTGACAGGGACTACCCGGCCGCCTAG